One Eurosta solidaginis isolate ZX-2024a chromosome 5, ASM4086904v1, whole genome shotgun sequence DNA segment encodes these proteins:
- the Ptpmeg gene encoding tyrosine-protein phosphatase non-receptor type 4 isoform X1: protein MLERFRLSNLSANCRLRSVELARDKKQQKQQCVTILFLDDTTHTFRIEKRAKGSELLDQVFHFLELSEKDYFGLLFPQKPGDVVRWVDAHKQFKKQCSSLALDNEAIQTLEFRVKFYVSDPSRLQEEYTRYQFYLQIKRNILLGRLPCSVNTQCLLASYTVQSELGDFNSSEHQQGYLSDMQLLVEQTPDAERKISELHKLHRGQLPADAEYNYLEHAKRLDLYGIDLHKATDSNGKDLQLGVSAIGLLVFQNGLRINTFSWSKMVKVSFKRKDFFIQLRREPSESYDTLLGFSMTSHKHAKALWKSCVEHHSFFRLKRPHRLPRFLNMSLGSKKSLSQFKTTKSRFYYSGRTELQAVQDSKQRGAVHKAFVRSPSKRLIAATGNVATSPLALMNGTSGSDSNGSVSHNGKITSAALVTHTSILTITKTSRPHDNKVTSKQTNTMPRKAWEQQSDEYDIQLDSGIIARRFDSPIPPAYSSGAHSPILNSTNNSATNTHLGPPITTLINGNHSNTSSNLDSGSDLVTIRLQSDDQGRFGFNVKGGIDLSLPVQVSKVVPNTPADRCTPRVCEGDEVVMINGRDVAGLQHDQVVTMIRDSRTQRAGELLLTVRPKALRAIHSEEEPLYQYVPENDEIGSHSNLLDGDALFTQSLLLLSDGLASGALLAQYELMYRKNPELAITEARKPENIAKNRYRDISPYDCTRVSLVNSSTGDYINANYVNMEIPNGVVNRYIATQGPLANTTTDFWRMVQQESSHLIVMLTTVMEAGRQKCHQYWPVTGDELHLGDGFSVKCLSEQPDETGSFVFREFVLCDKRTCEQRHIQHMQYLAWPDHCVPSDPNLFIEFTDRVRVARNKTLLQEIEESLKQVRLLDADADENGGLMSERKCAASNGVTPEDENPVSTSVHQCISAANPPVIVHCSAGIGRTGVLILMDTALALMEIREPVYPLDIVRTMRDQRACMVQNVSQYRFVCECICAAYMRLSRSSAAIDDVEDD, encoded by the exons aaACGTGCTAAAGGATCTGAATTACTGGATCAAGTTTTTCACTTTCTAGAACTATCCGAAAAGGACTATTTTGGATTACTCTTTCCACAGAAACCGGGAGATGTCGTT CGATGGGTTGATGCACATAAGCAATTTAAAAAGCAATGCAGTAGCCTCGCTCTAGATAATGAAGCCATTCAAACGCTAGAATTTAGAGTTAAG TTTTATGTAAGTGATCCCAGTCGTTTACAGGAGGAGTATACGCGTTATCAATTCTATTTGCAAATAAAACGTAATATATTACTGGGAAGACTGCCATGCTCTGTGAATACACAATGCTTGCTTGCCAGCTATACTGTGCAAT CCGAATTGGGTGACTTCAACTCATCAGAACATCAACAAGGTTATTTAAGTGATATGCAattattagttgaacaaacaccAGATGCTGAGCGTAAAATATCAGAATTGCATAAACTGCATCGTGGCCAACTACCGGCTGATGCAGAATATAATTATTTGGAACATGCGAAACGCCTTGATTTATATGGCATAGATTTACACAAAGCTACG GACTCTAATGGCAAAGACTTGCAGTTGGGAGTTTCGGCCATTGGTTTATTAGTTTTTCAAAACGGCTTGCGTATAAATACTTTTTCCTGGTCAAAAATGGTAAAAGTATCATTTAAGCGCAAAGACTTTTTTATCCAACTGCGAAGGGAGCCG TCGGAAAGCTATGACACTCTATTGGGCTTCAGTATGACCTCGCATAAACATGCTAAAGCTTTATGGAAATCCTGTGTGGAACACCATTCATTCTTCCGTTTAAAACGCCCACATCGACTTCCACGTTTTCTAAACATGAGTCTCGGTTCGAA AAAATCCCTTTCTCAAttcaaaacaacaaaatcaaGATTCTATTATTCCGGACGCACGGAATTGCAAGCTGTACAAGATTCCAAACAACGAGGCGCTGTACATAAAGCATTTGTACGTTCGCCAAGCAAAAGATTAATAGCTGCTACTGGCAATGTAGCCACATCTCCATTAGCATTAATGAATGGCACCAGTGGTTCGGATAGCAATGGCAGCGTTTCGCATAATGGAAAAATCACATCAGCTGCATTGGTAACACATACGTCCATTTTGACTATTACGAAAACGAGCCGTCCACACGACAATAAAGTGACCTCAAAGCAGACTAATACAATGCCACGAAAGGCATGGGAACAACAAAGCGATGAATATGATATACAACT tGATTCCGGTATCATTGCCAGACGCTTTGATTCACCAATACCTCCTGCCTATAGTTCGGGTGCACACAGTCCAATATTGAATTCAACAAATAATTCCGCCACCAACACACATCTTGGTCCTCCCATTACGACACTAATTAATGGTAATCATAGCAACACATCATCAAATTTGGATAGCGGTAGTGATTTGGTGACAATACGTTTACAATCGGATGACCAAGGACGTTTCGGTTTCAATGTTAAAGGTGGCATCGATTTAAGTCTACCTGTACAAGTATCTAAAGTTGTGCCGAATACACCAGCGGATCGTTGTACGCCACGTGTTTGTGAAGGTGATGAAGTGGTAATGATAAATGGTCGTGATGTAGCTGGGTTACAGCATGATCAGGTCGTAACAATGATACGTGATAGTCGTACACAACGTGCTGGTGAACTTTTGCTAACTGTACGTCCTAAAGCTTTACGTGCTATACACTCCGAAGAAGAGCCATTGTATCAGTATGTGCCCGAAAATGATGAGATTGGTTCACATTCAAATTTACTCGATGGTGACGCATTATTTACGCAAAGTTTATTATTGTTGAGTGATGGCTTGGCATCAGGTGCGCTTTTGGCACAATACGAACTGATGTATCGTAAAAATCCCGAACTGGCTATAACGGAAGCGCGTAAACCGGAAAACATTGCTAAAAATCGTTATCGTGACATATCACCAT ATGATTGTACACGCGTGTCGCTGGTAAATTCGAGTACCGGCGATTACATCAATGCCAATTATGTAAATATGGAAATTCCAAATGGTGTGGTCAATCGTTATATTGCCACACAGGGACCCTTAGCCAATACAACAACTGATTTTTGGCGTATGGTGCAACAAGAGAGCAGCCATTTGATTGTTATGCTTACAACTGTTATGGAAGCGGGACGACAAAAATGTCATCAATATTGGCCAGTAACCGGTGACGAATTGCATTTAGGTGATGGTTTTTCAGTGAAGTGTCTCAGCGAGCAACCGGATGAGACGGGCAGTTTTGTATTTCGTGAATTTGTTTTATGCGATAAACGCACATGTGAACAACGTCACATACAACATATGCAATATCTAGCTTGGCCTGATCATTGTGTACCATCCGACCCGAATCTGTTTATTGAATTCACGGATCGTGTACGTGTCGCACGTAATAAAACGTTATTGCAGGAAATTGAGGAAAGTCTGAAACAAGTACGTTTGTTAGATGCTGATGCTGATGAGAATGGTGGTTTGATGAGTGAACGTAAATGTGCTGCGAGTAATGGTGTGACGCCGGAGGATGAAAATCCGGTATCCACTAGTGTGCATCA ATGCATCAGCGCAGCAAATCCACCTGTGATAGTACATTGTTCAGCTGGCATTGGACGTACAGGCGTTCTCATATTAATGGATACAGCATTAGCTTTAATGGAAATAAGAGAACCTGTTTATCCATTGGATATTGTGCGTACAATGCGTGATCAGCGTGCCTGTATGGTGCAGAATGTG aGTCAATATCGTTTTGTATGTGAATGCATTTGTGCTGCTTATATGAGATTATCACGTTCTAGTGCCGCCATTGATGATGTTGAAGACGATTAA
- the Ptpmeg gene encoding tyrosine-protein phosphatase non-receptor type 4 isoform X2, with the protein MLERFRLSNLSANCRLRSVELARDKKQQKQQCVTILFLDDTTHTFRIEKRAKGSELLDQVFHFLELSEKDYFGLLFPQKPGDVVRWVDAHKQFKKQCSSLALDNEAIQTLEFRVKFYVSDPSRLQEEYTRYQFYLQIKRNILLGRLPCSVNTQCLLASYTVQSELGDFNSSEHQQGYLSDMQLLVEQTPDAERKISELHKLHRGQLPADAEYNYLEHAKRLDLYGIDLHKATDSNGKDLQLGVSAIGLLVFQNGLRINTFSWSKMVKVSFKRKDFFIQLRREPSESYDTLLGFSMTSHKHAKALWKSCVEHHSFFRLKRPHRLPRFLNMSLGSKFYYSGRTELQAVQDSKQRGAVHKAFVRSPSKRLIAATGNVATSPLALMNGTSGSDSNGSVSHNGKITSAALVTHTSILTITKTSRPHDNKVTSKQTNTMPRKAWEQQSDEYDIQLDSGIIARRFDSPIPPAYSSGAHSPILNSTNNSATNTHLGPPITTLINGNHSNTSSNLDSGSDLVTIRLQSDDQGRFGFNVKGGIDLSLPVQVSKVVPNTPADRCTPRVCEGDEVVMINGRDVAGLQHDQVVTMIRDSRTQRAGELLLTVRPKALRAIHSEEEPLYQYVPENDEIGSHSNLLDGDALFTQSLLLLSDGLASGALLAQYELMYRKNPELAITEARKPENIAKNRYRDISPYDCTRVSLVNSSTGDYINANYVNMEIPNGVVNRYIATQGPLANTTTDFWRMVQQESSHLIVMLTTVMEAGRQKCHQYWPVTGDELHLGDGFSVKCLSEQPDETGSFVFREFVLCDKRTCEQRHIQHMQYLAWPDHCVPSDPNLFIEFTDRVRVARNKTLLQEIEESLKQVRLLDADADENGGLMSERKCAASNGVTPEDENPVSTSVHQCISAANPPVIVHCSAGIGRTGVLILMDTALALMEIREPVYPLDIVRTMRDQRACMVQNVSQYRFVCECICAAYMRLSRSSAAIDDVEDD; encoded by the exons aaACGTGCTAAAGGATCTGAATTACTGGATCAAGTTTTTCACTTTCTAGAACTATCCGAAAAGGACTATTTTGGATTACTCTTTCCACAGAAACCGGGAGATGTCGTT CGATGGGTTGATGCACATAAGCAATTTAAAAAGCAATGCAGTAGCCTCGCTCTAGATAATGAAGCCATTCAAACGCTAGAATTTAGAGTTAAG TTTTATGTAAGTGATCCCAGTCGTTTACAGGAGGAGTATACGCGTTATCAATTCTATTTGCAAATAAAACGTAATATATTACTGGGAAGACTGCCATGCTCTGTGAATACACAATGCTTGCTTGCCAGCTATACTGTGCAAT CCGAATTGGGTGACTTCAACTCATCAGAACATCAACAAGGTTATTTAAGTGATATGCAattattagttgaacaaacaccAGATGCTGAGCGTAAAATATCAGAATTGCATAAACTGCATCGTGGCCAACTACCGGCTGATGCAGAATATAATTATTTGGAACATGCGAAACGCCTTGATTTATATGGCATAGATTTACACAAAGCTACG GACTCTAATGGCAAAGACTTGCAGTTGGGAGTTTCGGCCATTGGTTTATTAGTTTTTCAAAACGGCTTGCGTATAAATACTTTTTCCTGGTCAAAAATGGTAAAAGTATCATTTAAGCGCAAAGACTTTTTTATCCAACTGCGAAGGGAGCCG TCGGAAAGCTATGACACTCTATTGGGCTTCAGTATGACCTCGCATAAACATGCTAAAGCTTTATGGAAATCCTGTGTGGAACACCATTCATTCTTCCGTTTAAAACGCCCACATCGACTTCCACGTTTTCTAAACATGAGTCTCGGTTCGAA ATTCTATTATTCCGGACGCACGGAATTGCAAGCTGTACAAGATTCCAAACAACGAGGCGCTGTACATAAAGCATTTGTACGTTCGCCAAGCAAAAGATTAATAGCTGCTACTGGCAATGTAGCCACATCTCCATTAGCATTAATGAATGGCACCAGTGGTTCGGATAGCAATGGCAGCGTTTCGCATAATGGAAAAATCACATCAGCTGCATTGGTAACACATACGTCCATTTTGACTATTACGAAAACGAGCCGTCCACACGACAATAAAGTGACCTCAAAGCAGACTAATACAATGCCACGAAAGGCATGGGAACAACAAAGCGATGAATATGATATACAACT tGATTCCGGTATCATTGCCAGACGCTTTGATTCACCAATACCTCCTGCCTATAGTTCGGGTGCACACAGTCCAATATTGAATTCAACAAATAATTCCGCCACCAACACACATCTTGGTCCTCCCATTACGACACTAATTAATGGTAATCATAGCAACACATCATCAAATTTGGATAGCGGTAGTGATTTGGTGACAATACGTTTACAATCGGATGACCAAGGACGTTTCGGTTTCAATGTTAAAGGTGGCATCGATTTAAGTCTACCTGTACAAGTATCTAAAGTTGTGCCGAATACACCAGCGGATCGTTGTACGCCACGTGTTTGTGAAGGTGATGAAGTGGTAATGATAAATGGTCGTGATGTAGCTGGGTTACAGCATGATCAGGTCGTAACAATGATACGTGATAGTCGTACACAACGTGCTGGTGAACTTTTGCTAACTGTACGTCCTAAAGCTTTACGTGCTATACACTCCGAAGAAGAGCCATTGTATCAGTATGTGCCCGAAAATGATGAGATTGGTTCACATTCAAATTTACTCGATGGTGACGCATTATTTACGCAAAGTTTATTATTGTTGAGTGATGGCTTGGCATCAGGTGCGCTTTTGGCACAATACGAACTGATGTATCGTAAAAATCCCGAACTGGCTATAACGGAAGCGCGTAAACCGGAAAACATTGCTAAAAATCGTTATCGTGACATATCACCAT ATGATTGTACACGCGTGTCGCTGGTAAATTCGAGTACCGGCGATTACATCAATGCCAATTATGTAAATATGGAAATTCCAAATGGTGTGGTCAATCGTTATATTGCCACACAGGGACCCTTAGCCAATACAACAACTGATTTTTGGCGTATGGTGCAACAAGAGAGCAGCCATTTGATTGTTATGCTTACAACTGTTATGGAAGCGGGACGACAAAAATGTCATCAATATTGGCCAGTAACCGGTGACGAATTGCATTTAGGTGATGGTTTTTCAGTGAAGTGTCTCAGCGAGCAACCGGATGAGACGGGCAGTTTTGTATTTCGTGAATTTGTTTTATGCGATAAACGCACATGTGAACAACGTCACATACAACATATGCAATATCTAGCTTGGCCTGATCATTGTGTACCATCCGACCCGAATCTGTTTATTGAATTCACGGATCGTGTACGTGTCGCACGTAATAAAACGTTATTGCAGGAAATTGAGGAAAGTCTGAAACAAGTACGTTTGTTAGATGCTGATGCTGATGAGAATGGTGGTTTGATGAGTGAACGTAAATGTGCTGCGAGTAATGGTGTGACGCCGGAGGATGAAAATCCGGTATCCACTAGTGTGCATCA ATGCATCAGCGCAGCAAATCCACCTGTGATAGTACATTGTTCAGCTGGCATTGGACGTACAGGCGTTCTCATATTAATGGATACAGCATTAGCTTTAATGGAAATAAGAGAACCTGTTTATCCATTGGATATTGTGCGTACAATGCGTGATCAGCGTGCCTGTATGGTGCAGAATGTG aGTCAATATCGTTTTGTATGTGAATGCATTTGTGCTGCTTATATGAGATTATCACGTTCTAGTGCCGCCATTGATGATGTTGAAGACGATTAA